From Impatiens glandulifera unplaced genomic scaffold, dImpGla2.1, whole genome shotgun sequence, the proteins below share one genomic window:
- the LOC124917212 gene encoding uncharacterized protein LOC124917212: MSVDYIWHDHPLQLRSITRSTAGNCFVCSESVNGYNYRCPDCDFFLHISCLFFPLESLHPLHPTHPLSLQIIRSNQTSICNHCNLSCSRLAYRCSPCNFTLHLPCASRPREFNLQIHKHPLSCFASPPNQSSSFLCYICGESGYGFNLACLGCHFIIHVECASYPVTVTTDRHRHPFTLTSVSSVDDGSGEFYCDIVCETSVNPKGCVYFCDESECQYMAHLGCLTYAPKPHIRLCYKSNDFPSAEAKKEKRLKPVKGIIKDGFVDSDDDMRNRVSWIDIPIEDGDAEMVSGKGEIEINHFSHQHPLILSYNKHDRLKARCFGCLDRIKADIAYTCSDNKCNFWGLHKWCGDLPTEIRHPLHSNHPLSLLKRAPDNRHPCIACNNLLFSYSFVYNCKLCYINIHAICASISTNLKSEVHDHPLQLRQRSSSNRVWCYVCGFEPDGAHFICELCGFAVDFSCALLPKKVSNDCHVHPLTLTNVVAPEDETEFICDACEGVRNGFSWVYYCEDCEYSAHTSCALYEVPGTKQSPIDFERHEHILSLITNSSSSSSSS, encoded by the coding sequence aTGTCTGTCGACTACATATGGCACGATCATCCCCTTCAGCTCCGATCTATCACTCGAAGCACCGCCGGTAACTGTTTTGTGTGCTCTGAATCTGTAAATGGATACAATTACCGCTGTCCAGATTGTGATTTCTTTCTCCACATCTCCTGCCTCTTCTTCCCCCTTGAATCTCTCCACCCACTTCATCCAACCCATCCTCTTTCTCTCCAAATCATTAGATCTAACCAAACCTCCATCTGCAATCACTGTAATCTTTCTTGCTCTCGACTCGCTTACCGTTGCTCCCCTTGTAATTTCACTCTCCACCTTCCCTGCGCCTCACGCCCCCGTGAGTTTAACCTCCAGATTCACAAGCACCCTCTTTCCTGCTTCGCCTCCCCACCCAATCAATCGTCTTCTTTCCTCTGTTACATTTGTGGGGAATCCGGTTATGGGTTTAATCTAGCTTGTTTGGGTTGTCATTTTATTATACACGTTGAGTGTGCTTCTTATCCTGTTACTGTAACCACTGATCGCCATCGTCACCCGTTTACTCTCACCTCTGTCTCCTCCGTGGACGATGGATCAGGGGAGTTTTATTGCGATATTGTCTGTGAAACATCTGTAAATCCTAAAGGTTGTGTATATTTCTGCGATGAATCTGAATGTCAGTATATGGCTCATTTGGGTTGCCTCACCTATGCTCCGAAGCCTCACATCAGATTATGCTACAAATCCAATGATTTCCCATCGGCGGAAgcgaaaaaagaaaagagattgAAACCTGTTAAAGGTATAATTAAAGATGGGTTTGTGGATTCCGATGATGACATGAGAAACCGCGTGAGTTGGATTGATATACCAATTGAAGATGGAGATGCGGAAATGGTATCTGGGAAAGgagaaattgaaattaatcattTCAGTCATCAACATCCTCTAATCCTTAGTTATAATAAGCATGATAGATTAAAAGCAAGATGTTTCGGATGTCTTGACAGAATAAAGGCTGACATAGCCTACACTTGCAGCGATAATAAATGCAACTTCTGGGGTCTTCACAAATGGTGCGGTGATCTTCCTACAGAAATCCGGCACCCACTTCACTCCAACCATCCTCTATCCCTCCTCAAAAGAGCACCGGATAATCGACACCCATGTATCGCCTGCAATAACCTTCTATTCTCCTACTCCTTCGTGTACAATTGCAAATTGTGCTACATCAACATCCACGCTATCTGCGCATCAATTTCGACTAACCTGAAGAGCGAGGTTCACGATCACCCTCTTCAGCTCCGGCAAAGAAGCTCAAGTAATCGGGTATGGTGTTACGTATGTGGGTTCGAACCAGATGGTGCTCATTTCATCTGTGAATTGTGCGGATTCGCGGTGGATTTCTCGTGCGCGCTTTTGCCGAAGAAGGTGAGTAATGATTGTCATGTGCATCCTCTGACGCTAACGAATGTTGTTGCGCCAGAGGATGAGACCGAATTCATCTGCGACGCGTGTGAGGGAGTGAGGAATGGGTTTTCTTGGGTTTACTATTGTGAAGACTGTGAATACAGCGCTCATACGAGTTGCGCCTTGTATGAGGTGCCCGGAACCAAACAGAGCCCTATTGATTTCGAACGCCATGAACATATTCTCAGTCTGATTACCAAttcttcctcttcatcttcttcaagcTGA